The following coding sequences are from one Eretmochelys imbricata isolate rEreImb1 chromosome 12, rEreImb1.hap1, whole genome shotgun sequence window:
- the NUTF2 gene encoding nuclear transport factor 2 isoform X2: MGDKPIWEQIGSSFVQHYYRIFDTDRTHLGSLYSLPFQKIQHSITSQDHQPTPDSCILSMVVGQLKADEDPIIGFHQIFILKNINDAWVCTNDMFRLALHNYG, encoded by the exons ATGGGAGACAAGCCTATTTGGGAGCAGATTGGATCCAGTTTTGTACAACATTACTACCGGATATTTGATACAGACAGGACCCATTTAGGATCCCTATAT AGCCTTCCTTTTCAAAAAATACAGCACAGCATCACATCACAAGACCATCAGCCCACGCCTGACAGTTGTATACTCAGTATGGTTGTGGGACAACTTAAG GCTGACGAAGATCCTATCATAGGATTCCACCAGATATTTATATTAAAGAACATCAATGATGCCTGGGTTTGCACCAATGACATGTTCAGGCTAGCACTGCACAACTACGGCTGA
- the NUTF2 gene encoding nuclear transport factor 2 isoform X1, with translation MSWGLQEFGDELGITGSGGGFRMGDKPIWEQIGSSFVQHYYRIFDTDRTHLGSLYIDASCLTWEGQQCQGKTAIVEKLSSLPFQKIQHSITSQDHQPTPDSCILSMVVGQLKADEDPIIGFHQIFILKNINDAWVCTNDMFRLALHNYG, from the exons ATGTCTTGGGGTCTTCAGGAATTTGGTGATGAACTTGGAA TCACTGGCTCCGGCGGAGGATTCAGAATGGGAGACAAGCCTATTTGGGAGCAGATTGGATCCAGTTTTGTACAACATTACTACCGGATATTTGATACAGACAGGACCCATTTAGGATCCCTATAT ATTGATGCATCATGCCTTACCTGGGAAGGGCAGCAATGCCAGGGCAAAACAGCTATAGTTGAAAAACTCTCC AGCCTTCCTTTTCAAAAAATACAGCACAGCATCACATCACAAGACCATCAGCCCACGCCTGACAGTTGTATACTCAGTATGGTTGTGGGACAACTTAAG GCTGACGAAGATCCTATCATAGGATTCCACCAGATATTTATATTAAAGAACATCAATGATGCCTGGGTTTGCACCAATGACATGTTCAGGCTAGCACTGCACAACTACGGCTGA
- the NUTF2 gene encoding nuclear transport factor 2 isoform X3: MSWGLQEFVTGSGGGFRMGDKPIWEQIGSSFVQHYYRIFDTDRTHLGSLYIDASCLTWEGQQCQGKTAIVEKLSSLPFQKIQHSITSQDHQPTPDSCILSMVVGQLKADEDPIIGFHQIFILKNINDAWVCTNDMFRLALHNYG; this comes from the exons ATGTCTTGGGGTCTTCAGGAATTTG TCACTGGCTCCGGCGGAGGATTCAGAATGGGAGACAAGCCTATTTGGGAGCAGATTGGATCCAGTTTTGTACAACATTACTACCGGATATTTGATACAGACAGGACCCATTTAGGATCCCTATAT ATTGATGCATCATGCCTTACCTGGGAAGGGCAGCAATGCCAGGGCAAAACAGCTATAGTTGAAAAACTCTCC AGCCTTCCTTTTCAAAAAATACAGCACAGCATCACATCACAAGACCATCAGCCCACGCCTGACAGTTGTATACTCAGTATGGTTGTGGGACAACTTAAG GCTGACGAAGATCCTATCATAGGATTCCACCAGATATTTATATTAAAGAACATCAATGATGCCTGGGTTTGCACCAATGACATGTTCAGGCTAGCACTGCACAACTACGGCTGA
- the NUTF2 gene encoding nuclear transport factor 2 isoform X4, with product MGDKPIWEQIGSSFVQHYYRIFDTDRTHLGSLYIDASCLTWEGQQCQGKTAIVEKLSSLPFQKIQHSITSQDHQPTPDSCILSMVVGQLKADEDPIIGFHQIFILKNINDAWVCTNDMFRLALHNYG from the exons ATGGGAGACAAGCCTATTTGGGAGCAGATTGGATCCAGTTTTGTACAACATTACTACCGGATATTTGATACAGACAGGACCCATTTAGGATCCCTATAT ATTGATGCATCATGCCTTACCTGGGAAGGGCAGCAATGCCAGGGCAAAACAGCTATAGTTGAAAAACTCTCC AGCCTTCCTTTTCAAAAAATACAGCACAGCATCACATCACAAGACCATCAGCCCACGCCTGACAGTTGTATACTCAGTATGGTTGTGGGACAACTTAAG GCTGACGAAGATCCTATCATAGGATTCCACCAGATATTTATATTAAAGAACATCAATGATGCCTGGGTTTGCACCAATGACATGTTCAGGCTAGCACTGCACAACTACGGCTGA